Proteins from one Ketobacter alkanivorans genomic window:
- a CDS encoding TetR family transcriptional regulator: protein MNNRQERKLLTRQSLMNAALQWVEEGQHFSSLSIREVAKRAGVVPTAFYRHFKDLDDLALNLVDELSLVLRQLMREVRQNRINPTHIIHDSVKQYCQYVVSQRVFFLFMCQSMTGGTPLVRQAVRSELQYFAKELVADLQRFNLLPHLDPAMMDNLADLTISVVAFATIQLLDLADVSSQAKADFEARLTRQLQLVYVGASSWKTTKP, encoded by the coding sequence ATGAATAACCGTCAGGAACGGAAATTACTAACTCGTCAGTCTCTTATGAATGCTGCATTGCAGTGGGTGGAAGAGGGGCAGCATTTCTCCAGTTTGAGTATTCGTGAGGTTGCCAAGCGCGCTGGCGTGGTGCCTACGGCGTTTTACCGGCACTTCAAGGATCTGGATGATTTGGCGTTGAACCTGGTGGACGAGCTGAGTTTGGTGCTGCGTCAATTGATGCGTGAGGTACGCCAAAACCGCATAAACCCCACTCACATTATTCATGACTCAGTAAAGCAGTATTGCCAATATGTTGTGTCTCAGCGAGTGTTCTTTCTGTTCATGTGTCAATCCATGACGGGCGGCACGCCGCTGGTTCGGCAGGCGGTTCGCAGTGAGTTGCAATATTTTGCCAAGGAGCTGGTGGCGGATTTGCAGCGTTTTAATCTGTTGCCCCATCTTGATCCCGCCATGATGGATAACCTGGCGGATCTTACGATTTCCGTGGTGGCGTTTGCGACGATTCAGCTATTGGATCTGGCCGATGTGAGCTCTCAGGCCAAGGCGGATTTTGAGGCCAGGCTGACCCGGCAGTTGCAGTTGGTGTATGTGGGCGCATCAAGCTGGAAAACAACGAAACCTTAA
- a CDS encoding flavin reductase family protein, whose product MHSQTPSLLQRAQTWINSSLFNTNRAGEYFEYLLEGVDPMWSALECKARIMEVRDETADTKTWVLQPVKNWGGFVAGQHIHITLSVNGVQSTRTFTISSSPYQWQQNGTITITVKRVPNGRVTGWMHDTLKTGAVVTISQAQGEFVLDKDVDAPVGYIAAGSGITPIMSQLRWMSANNMPVPANLLYFANTQKDFIFGSEIKALAQAARRFTGNLIASYDDSDSKHKLPQSPICAEHIQALLESKPEQIYLCGPHPFREIAKQLLAEAGYNLKQVREEAFGLPPIKVEAGAPVKVSFAASAVETTTDQPGTLLDMAEGAGLTPTAGCRMGICHTCKCKKTSGQVRNVITGELSSTEAEDIRICVSTPVSNVEIDI is encoded by the coding sequence ATGCACTCACAAACCCCATCACTTCTACAGCGGGCACAGACCTGGATCAACAGCAGCCTGTTCAACACGAACCGGGCCGGGGAGTATTTTGAGTACCTGCTTGAAGGCGTAGATCCCATGTGGTCTGCCCTGGAGTGCAAAGCCAGAATCATGGAAGTGCGGGATGAAACGGCTGACACCAAAACCTGGGTGCTGCAACCGGTCAAGAACTGGGGAGGCTTCGTCGCAGGCCAACACATTCACATCACCTTGAGCGTGAATGGCGTACAGAGCACCCGGACTTTCACCATCTCATCCTCCCCCTATCAGTGGCAACAAAACGGCACCATTACCATCACCGTTAAAAGAGTGCCCAACGGCAGAGTGACAGGCTGGATGCATGACACCCTCAAAACCGGAGCCGTGGTAACCATAAGCCAGGCCCAGGGTGAGTTTGTGCTGGATAAGGATGTCGATGCCCCCGTTGGCTATATCGCTGCAGGCTCCGGCATCACCCCCATCATGTCCCAGTTACGCTGGATGAGTGCCAACAACATGCCGGTACCAGCCAATCTGCTGTATTTTGCCAACACCCAAAAAGATTTTATCTTCGGATCGGAAATCAAGGCACTGGCGCAAGCGGCGCGCCGCTTCACTGGCAACCTGATTGCCAGCTACGATGACAGCGACAGCAAACACAAGCTGCCCCAGTCCCCCATTTGCGCCGAACACATTCAAGCGCTGCTGGAGAGCAAGCCAGAGCAGATCTATCTGTGCGGGCCACACCCATTCCGCGAAATCGCCAAGCAGTTACTGGCCGAAGCCGGTTATAACCTAAAGCAGGTGCGAGAAGAAGCATTCGGGCTGCCCCCTATTAAAGTTGAGGCAGGCGCGCCGGTTAAAGTGAGCTTTGCTGCCAGCGCCGTGGAAACCACCACCGACCAGCCTGGCACATTACTGGACATGGCAGAAGGCGCAGGCCTGACACCCACTGCAGGTTGCCGTATGGGCATCTGCCACACCTGTAAGTGCAAAAAAACATCAGGCCAGGTTCGTAACGTCATTACCGGCGAGCTATCCAGCACAGAAGCCGAAGACATTCGCATTTGCGTATCCACCCCAGTCAGCAACGTCGAAATCGATATTTAA